One segment of Spodoptera frugiperda isolate SF20-4 chromosome 5, AGI-APGP_CSIRO_Sfru_2.0, whole genome shotgun sequence DNA contains the following:
- the LOC118272251 gene encoding uncharacterized protein LOC118272251, protein MNPSRDRGRKILMLAIQNKENCSDPEASTSNVISLPTTSNHTYPADKENFCDDDDGDFSPASDDDTTYVPSKKTCRRSSSSSSSSSSSSSSSSSSSSSSSTSIASNPPNILQTTTQISNVSDNNLELVNDCMEVISSNQSRGYVDNNIAVDIAPAVDSHHQNAGIEDNDIAVDIAPAVYSNNQSAGNEDNNIAADIPPAVDSIEKPKKKKKNQRVAYISKKLKDSGKEYVSSSKTKKVYPAKFLKPTCKSTCRLKCSESINEDLRKQIFEDYWAMASLVRQREYIARSMEEIKPKYQYKRVDSNRKLKNAFYFNLNGTRTKVCKTFFKNTLDITDRCIRTVIEKKNSTTGILKGEERGKHGQHKKIPEDLTEGVKRHINSIPRIESHYLRQQTTREYIDGGKTLTDIYFDYKEDCIKQGLPYVMIHTYRKIFNEQFNIGFFIPKKDQCEQCSIYKIAEGIEKAALKEKYDQHLAEKEKSREEKANDKAMVSSSFIVACYDLQAVMTVPNGEISTFYYKSKINCLNFTISELKLDKTECFFWDESQGHRGANEIGTCVLKYLQKKSSCADEYLDITFYSDNCCGQQKNQYIIGVYIYAVQYLKIRSITHKFLIRGHTQNEGDAVHSVIEKQVKRCLRSGAIYVPSQYVSAIQSAKRHGTPFIVNEMGYGDFIDIKQLPVPRLNKDVDGQVVKLSDIKVIKIDKNEHNEIKIQYKTSYFDDFKELDLSKRTNRNNRHTEVTGLKPLYQRKLEISERKKTDVRSLINAGLIPSYYAPYYESIFQ, encoded by the coding sequence ATGAATCCGTCGAGAGATAGaggtagaaaaatattaatgctAGCAATTCAAAACAAAGAAAACTGTTCAGATCCTGAAGCCTCAACATCTAATGTAATCAGTTTGCCAACAACAAGCAACCATACATATCCAGCTGACAAAGAAAACTTCTGCGACGACGATGATGGTGACTTTTCACCTGCTTCTGATGATGATACAACATACGTGCCTTCAAAGAAAACATGCCGTAGATCAAGCTCAAGTTCATCTTCGTCTTCAAGCtcctcatcatcatcttcatcatcatcatcttcttcTTCTACTTCTATTGCATCCAATCCACCAAATATTCTTCAAACCACCACTCAAATTTCCAATGTAAGTGACAATAATTTGGAATTGGTTAATGACTGTATGGAAGTGATTTCAAGTAACCAAAGTCGTGGGTATGTAGACAATAATATTGCAGTAGACATTGCACCAGCTGTTGATTCGCATCACCAAAACGCTGGGATCGAAGATAATGATATTGCAGTAGATATTGCACCAGCTGTTTATTCGAATAACCAAAGTGCTGGAAACGAAGATAACAATATTGCAGCCGATATTCCACCAGCTGTGGATAGTATTGAAAAaccaaagaaaaagaaaaagaaccaAAGGGTCGCCTATATCTCTAAGAAATTGAAAGACAGCGGAAAAGAATACGTTTCAAGCTCCAAAACGAAGAAGGTTTACCCAGCAAAGTTCCTAAAACCAACATGTAAGTCGACGTGCCGCTTAAAATGCTCAGAAAGTATTAATGAAGATTTGAGAAAGCAAATATTTGAAGATTATTGGGCCATGGCTTCACTAGTAAGACAAAGAGAATACATAGCTCGCAGCATGGAAGAAATTAAGCCGAAGTATCAATATAAGAGAGTTGATTCCAATAGAAAGTTGAAGAacgctttttattttaatttaaatggtaCTAGAACTAAAgtatgtaaaacattttttaagaaTACATTGGATATAACCGACAGATGTATTAGAACTGTAATAGAGAAGAAGAATAGTACAACAGGTATATTGAAAGGAGAAGAAAGAGGTAAGCATGGACAGCATAAAAAAATACCGGAAGATTTGACTGAAGGAGTTAAACGACATATTAATAGCATTCCTCGAATTGAAAGCCATTATTTAAGGCAACAAACGACAAGAGAGTACATCGATGGTGGAAAAACCTTaacagatatttattttgattataaagAAGACTGCATAAAGCAAGGATTACCCTACGTAATGATACATAcctacagaaaaatatttaacgaaCAATTTAACATTGGTTTCTTTATTCCAAAAAAGGACCAGTGTGAGCAATGCTCTATATACAAGATCGCAGAAGGTATTGAAAAAGCTGCTCTGAAAGAAAAATACGATCAACATTTAGCAGAGAAAGAAAAGAGTCGTGAAGAAAAAGCTAATGACAAAGCAATGGTGTCTTCTAGTTTTATTGTCGCATGTTATGATTTGCAAGCCGTGATGACAGTACCAAATGGTGAGATTTCtacgttttattataagtcTAAAATAAATTGCTTGAACTTTACCATCTCTGAGCTTAAACTGGACAAAACTGAGTGCTTCTTCTGGGATGAATCTCAAGGACACCGAGGAGCAAATGAAATAGGTACTTGTGTATTAaagtatttgcaaaaaaaatcatcttgTGCCGACGAATATCTAGACATAACTTTTTACTCTGATAATTGCTGCGGACAGCAGAAGAACCAGTATATTATCGGAGTGTATATTTACGCAGTCCAATACTTAAAAATTAGGTCCATAACACACAAGTTCCTGATACGTGGTCATACACAGAATGAAGGAGATGCTGTACATTCTGTAATTGAGAAACAAGTTAAACGGTGTCTTAGATCTGGAGCCATATACGTACCTTCGCAATATGTTTCTGCTATTCAAAGCGCTAAAAGACATGGAACACCTTTCATTGTAAATGAAATGGGTTACGGTGATTTCATAGATATAAAGCAACTACCAGTTCCTAGACTAAATAAAGATGTAGATGGTCAAGTTGTAAAGTTGTCGGacataaaagttattaaaattgataaaaatgagCATAATGAGATTAAAATACAGTACAAGACATCgtattttgatgattttaaaGAGCTTGATTTGAGTAAGAGAACAAATAGAAATAATCGTCATACAGAAGTTACAGGACTCAAACCGCTTTATCAGCGTAAATTAGAAATATCcgaaagaaaaaaaactgaCGTAAGGAGCCTCATTAACGCTGGTTTGATTCCCAGTTATTATGCCCCCTACTATGAAAGTATATTTCAGTAG
- the LOC118280796 gene encoding uncharacterized protein LOC118280796, protein MEAVEAVNGTLAQMRAEFQERMARFEAGHSSTPSKLASGGTSALAQDYWAFKRFTLDALECLQRQMEFIVRDMDALEMRGRRKMLLIHGVPEDKTENTALVVTSMVQNKLKLDSFTTSNVRRCHRMGSFTGKSSPRPILVKVQDVDTRDKVWHNKTKLKGTGITISEFLTKTRHQVFMAARNRFGVTNCWTKAGHIYILGPDGVRHRIVSHSELRAIGEPAAVPERSAAAVSERSPAAVARRGKRGATKK, encoded by the coding sequence ATGGAGGCAGTGGAGGCGGTCAACGGTACACTGGCGCAGATGAGGGCAGAGTTCCAGGAAAGGATGGCAAGATTTGAGGCCGGGCACAGCAGTACACCATCCAAACTTGCATCTGGCGGCACTTCAGCTCTGGCACAGGACTACTGGGCATTCAAGCGATTCACTCTGGATGCGCTTGAGTGTCTGCAGCGGCAGATGGAGTTTATTGTCCGTGACATGGATGCACTGGAGATGAGAGGCCGCAGAAAGATGTTGCTGATCCACGGAGTTCCTGAGGACAAGACCGAAAACACTGCACTGGTGGTCACAAGTATggtccaaaataaattaaaactagacAGTTTCACTACCTCCAATGTCCGTCGTTGTCACCGGATGGGCAGCTTCACCGGCAAGTCAAGTCCCAGACCCATACTGGTTAAGGTGCAGGATGTGGATACCCGGGACAAGGTCTGGCACAACAAGACCAAACTGAAGGGTACGGGTATCACGATATCTGAGTTCCTGACCAAGACACGACACCAGGTCTTCATGGCGGCGCGGAACAGGTTCGGTGTGACGAATTGCTGGACGAAAGCGGGCCACATCTATATCCTGGGGCCGGATGGCGTCAGGCACCGCATAGTCAGTCACAGCGAGTTGCGTGCGATTGGCGAGCCTGCAGCTGTCCCCGAGCGGTCTGCGGCGGCAGTCTCCGAGCGATCTCCTGCGGCAGTGGCACGGAGAGGGAAGCGCGGCGCCACTAAAAAGTGA